The Nitrospira sp. genome segment GTACCCGAGTTTGCCGAACGCTTTGCTGCCACGGCGGAAGCCTGGATGCGGAGTACGCACAGTGTGCCGATGTTGCACCTCGACTCTGAACTGCGGCTGGACGAGGTCACGCTCAAACTGATCCGAGAGATTGGGACTCTGCATCCATTCGGCGCGGGCAATCCAGAACCGACTTTTGCCGTAAGAGGATTGAATGTCTTACAAGCCCGCGTCGTGGGGGATAAGCATTTGAAGATGACGGTCCGGCAGGGAGGATCAGTGCCGTTTGATAGCATCGGATTTGGGATGCCGTCCCTGGAGGAGCAGGGATTGTCAATCAATACACCGATCGACGTCGCATTTACGCCGGAACTCAATCACTGGAACGGCTACGATCGAATCCAATTGCGCATTCGAGACATACGGGCGGCAGGAATCGAGTAACTGATGAAGTACGAAACGGTGACGAACATCGATCAACTGCTGGAGCGAGTGCAATCCTATCAGCCTGATGCTGATCTCGAGATGGTGCGCAAAGCCTACGAATTTTCTGCGAAGGCGCATGAAGGACAAGTTCGTCGTTCCGGAGAGCCCTATGTCAAACATCCCATCGCCGTGGCCGGTGTGCTGACCTCACTGAAAACCGATGTGACGGCGATTGTCGCCGGGTTGCTGCACGATACCCTGGAGGATACGGTTGCGACGGCCGGCGAGTTGGAACGAGAGTTCGGCAAGGATGTCGTACATCTTGTCGATGGGGTCACAAAGATCGGGAAGATTACGTTCAAGAGTTCCGAGGAGAAGCAGGCCGAGAACTTTCGGAAAATGGTGCTGTCGATGGCGGACGATATCCGCGTGGTGATCATTAAGCTCGCCGATCGACTGCACAATATGCGCACCCTCGAGCATCTCAGCGAGAAGAAGCGACTTGAGATCGCGCAGGAGACCCTGGAGATCTATGCTCCCTTGGCCAATCGGATCGGGGTCGGATGGGTGAAGAACGAATTGGAAGATCTCTGCCTCAAACATCTGAAGCCAGATGTATATGAGATGTTACGGGTGCGGGTCGCGAAGCGTGATGAAGATCGCCAACAGTACATTCAAGAGGTGCGGGAGCTGGTGGAGAACGCCTTGGCAGAACACGGCCTCTCTGGCGCGGTCTATGGTCGACCGAAGCATCTCTACGGCGTCTATCAAAAGATGAACAAACAGTCGATCTCCTTTGAAGAGGTCTACGATCTCACCGCCTTGCGGATCATTACTGACACGAAGATGAACTGCTACGCCATGCTCGGGGTGATCCACTCGCTGTGGCGCCCGCTTCCCGGTCGTTTCAAGGACTACATCGCCATTCCAAAGTCGAATCTGTATCAGTCGCTCCACACCACTGTGGTGGGACCCAAAGGCGAGCATGTCGAGTTCCAGATTCGAACGGAAGAAATGCATCGAGTGGCGGAATACGGGATTGCGGCGCATTGGAAGTATAAGGAGCAGGGGCGTGTTCAGGATAAGGACAGTAAGGCCTTTGGATGGCTGAGGCAGTTTATCGAATGGCAAAGCGATCTGCCGGACAATCGTCAGTTCATGGATTCGGTCAAACTCGAACTATTCCATGACGTCGTGTATGTCTTCACCCCCAAAGGGACGGTTAAAGAGTTACCGAAAGACTCGACACCGATTGATTTTGCCTATGCGATCCATACTGAGGTCGGTGATCATTGCGTGGGAGCGAAGGTGAACGGCAAGATCGTGCCGCTCAAATACGAGCTGGAGAGCGGCGATACGATCGAAATCCTGACCTCGCCGAATCAGACGCCGCATAAGGATTGGCTCAAGTTTGTCCGCACATCACGAGCCAAGACAAAAATCAAACATTGGATTAAGGCCGAGGAGCAGAAGCGAAGTTTGGAGATCGGGCGGCGATTGCTGGAGACAGAGTTGCGGCGGCATGGATTGGCTCCTGCTCAAGTGTTGAAATCGAGCGAGTTGGCGGAGGTCGCCAAACAGGAGGGGTACGAAACGACCGACGAACTGACGATCGCCGTTGGATTTGGGCATATTGCGACCGCGCAAATTGTCAATCGGCTGGTTGCCCCGGCATCCGAGACAACGCCGGTTTCGCACGAACCGGCAACACCCCAGAGGGTATCGAGTGGTCGAGGGGAGGAACCGGGGGTTCAGGTCAAAGGTGGGCGTGATTTGCTGATGCAGTTGTCCCGCTGTTGTAATCCCGTTCCCGGCGATCGAATCTTAGGCTACATCACGCGAGGAAGAGGACTGACGATCCACTCCGTTGATTGTCCGAATCTGGAGGCATTGGATTACGACCGCGCTCGGTTGGTGGAAGTGGAATGGGATACGGCTGCTCCCAGTCTCCATGCCGTCAAAGTTGCCGTCATTGCCGAAGATAAGACCGGTGTGCTGGCGAATGTCTCTTCGGCGATCGCCGAATGCAAGGCGAATATCAGCCGTGCCGAAATCATCACGCGAGAAGACCGTAAGGCTGAGTTGGATTTTATTGTGGAGATCGCTGACACGGCTCATCTGAATCGCGTGCTGAAAACTATTGAGCGGATCGATGGTGTCATTACGGCACGACGGGTTCGATCCTGGCAGCACTGATCAGACTGGATATGCGCTGAGAAGCACTGTAAGTCTGGTCGTCGAACGATCGTCCAGTTTCCTGTGGGATTCGATCCAGAGGAGAACCTGGGAAGCGATGTACGATTCGTTTTTTCAGGCGGGGGAGACCTTGCCGGACGGGCTTTCCTCGCAACCGATTTGCAACCCAACACTACGGTTGGCCGAACTGCAACTTAGACCCTTTCTCGATCTTGTACCCGTCAACGGTTCCTCCTGCGATCTCAAGGAC includes the following:
- a CDS encoding bifunctional (p)ppGpp synthetase/guanosine-3',5'-bis(diphosphate) 3'-pyrophosphohydrolase yields the protein MKYETVTNIDQLLERVQSYQPDADLEMVRKAYEFSAKAHEGQVRRSGEPYVKHPIAVAGVLTSLKTDVTAIVAGLLHDTLEDTVATAGELEREFGKDVVHLVDGVTKIGKITFKSSEEKQAENFRKMVLSMADDIRVVIIKLADRLHNMRTLEHLSEKKRLEIAQETLEIYAPLANRIGVGWVKNELEDLCLKHLKPDVYEMLRVRVAKRDEDRQQYIQEVRELVENALAEHGLSGAVYGRPKHLYGVYQKMNKQSISFEEVYDLTALRIITDTKMNCYAMLGVIHSLWRPLPGRFKDYIAIPKSNLYQSLHTTVVGPKGEHVEFQIRTEEMHRVAEYGIAAHWKYKEQGRVQDKDSKAFGWLRQFIEWQSDLPDNRQFMDSVKLELFHDVVYVFTPKGTVKELPKDSTPIDFAYAIHTEVGDHCVGAKVNGKIVPLKYELESGDTIEILTSPNQTPHKDWLKFVRTSRAKTKIKHWIKAEEQKRSLEIGRRLLETELRRHGLAPAQVLKSSELAEVAKQEGYETTDELTIAVGFGHIATAQIVNRLVAPASETTPVSHEPATPQRVSSGRGEEPGVQVKGGRDLLMQLSRCCNPVPGDRILGYITRGRGLTIHSVDCPNLEALDYDRARLVEVEWDTAAPSLHAVKVAVIAEDKTGVLANVSSAIAECKANISRAEIITREDRKAELDFIVEIADTAHLNRVLKTIERIDGVITARRVRSWQH